The Candidatus Omnitrophota bacterium genome has a segment encoding these proteins:
- a CDS encoding ORF6N domain-containing protein: MFKKSETVASVEIIQNKIFLIRGRKVMLDRDLAELYGVPTKRFNEQVKRGIKRFPADFMFQLTQEEYENLRSQIATSSWGGRRYLPYVFTDYGVAMLSSVLNSDRAVEVNIQIMRAFARLREMIISHKDLARKIEDLERNFKDHDKKFVEVFEAIRRLLQKKEEPPKPKIPIGFHPPMKP, from the coding sequence ATGTTCAAGAAATCAGAAACTGTCGCATCGGTCGAGATCATTCAAAACAAGATCTTTTTGATCCGGGGCCGGAAGGTCATGCTGGATAGGGATCTAGCGGAATTATACGGAGTGCCGACAAAAAGGTTTAATGAACAGGTCAAGAGAGGCATAAAGAGGTTTCCAGCAGATTTTATGTTTCAATTGACCCAGGAAGAATATGAAAACTTGAGGTCGCAAATTGCGACCTCAAGTTGGGGAGGAAGACGGTACCTGCCTTATGTATTTACCGATTACGGTGTAGCAATGCTTTCCAGCGTGTTAAATAGTGACCGAGCTGTTGAGGTTAATATACAGATCATGCGGGCTTTTGCCAGATTGAGGGAGATGATTATTTCCCACAAAGATCTGGCTCGCAAGATCGAAGACCTGGAGCGGAATTTTAAAGACCATGATAAGAAGTTTGTTGAGGTTTTTGAGGCGATCAGGCGGTTGCTGCAGAAAAAAGAAGAGCCGCCCAAGCCCAAGATACCGATCGGGTTTCATCCGCCAATGAAGCCGTAA
- a CDS encoding nucleotide pyrophosphohydrolase produces MAEIKTITAKIRKFRDERDWKQFHNHKDVALSLVLEAAEVLEHFQWKSPQEVKEHGEACRSEISDELADVAVYLFELADNLGIDLSKAIDIKMKKNALKYPVEKARGRHTKYNNL; encoded by the coding sequence ATGGCAGAAATCAAAACAATCACCGCAAAAATAAGAAAATTCCGCGATGAGCGGGATTGGAAGCAATTCCACAATCATAAGGACGTGGCGCTGTCTTTGGTCTTAGAGGCGGCAGAAGTGCTGGAGCATTTCCAGTGGAAATCGCCGCAAGAGGTCAAGGAACATGGCGAGGCCTGCAGGTCCGAGATCTCGGATGAGCTGGCGGATGTTGCCGTGTATTTATTTGAACTCGCGGATAATCTCGGGATCGATTTGTCAAAGGCCATTGATATCAAAATGAAGAAAAATGCCCTGAAATACCCGGTTGAGAAAGCCAGGGGCAGGCATACGAAATACAACAATCTTTAG